The nucleotide sequence ttgtggggacatgaGTTCCTCAAACTTAAAAcaagtcacacacacactagtaGATCTGTCTTTACGGTCCTTTTCCATAGTCATAATTACATATGACTGTAAAAGCTGTATATTGGGGACCTAAAATGTCCCTGACAAGGTCAaaaatgtactggtattgctatacttgtggggacactATAGGTCCTCAAACATGAtacgtcacacacacacttgtagaTCTATCTTTAAAGGCTTTttccatagatatatatacatttgACTGTAAAAGATGTATATTGGGGACCAAAACATGTCCCTGACAAGGtgtactggtaaaaaaaaaagtactgttgttgctatacttgtggggacattaggTCCCCAAATGTAatacgtcacacacacacacttgtagaTCTGTCTGTAAAGGCTCTTCCCATAGCCATAATTACATTTAACAGTAAAAGCTGTATATCAGGGACCAACGAATGTCCCTGACAAGGTCAAAAATATAGTGGTGAAGCTATATTTATGGGGACCCCCATGCTGTATGGAATACCAGGACCACACACACTGCAGCTCCCTTAGGAGGCATCATCCCTACTGAGTTGGAGCCTCAAAAGTGAGCGATCAGAATCTGCTGAAGACTTTTATCTGTCCCAGGTGTGAACGCACAGATGCATCATAAAACAGGAGGGCGGCGATATATTTCCAAACACGCATCTAATAGGCTTTTTATGAGAGCTTCTTAAGCCGAGCACAATAATCTTTATTAGCGGCTTTTATTAGCGCAGGCAGGAAGGATATGGAGCTTTGATGAGGTCTGTCAGAGGAGGAATAAAGATGACGGATGTCTGTAATCTGGCATCATGTATGAAGCGGGTCACGTCATCTTTTACTGGAGATCTGAAACTCTGATCCGCAGCGCCGCTGGGTTATTTTTAGAGTCAGATGAAAAGCGAGGGCGGGAAAGCCGGGATTCCTCCACAGACACAGCAGGATTAGTCAATGAGAGCAAACACGGACGGCCAAAAACCCCAGAGAAACTCCTCCCAGCATGCTTTGAGCTTCAGCCAGAAAAACAACATCACAAACTGAGAAAGAAAACAACCAAAATCTGCACAAGATCTGTTCTTGCATATCTATCCGCTACTAATATCTGACTCAAAATACACTTCAGTGACACTGAACAATAAGACTGTATAAatcaatgcatttactaacatgaacagtaCATTTAATGATCATGTAACTGATcatctacagtatttgttcatgttagttaatggaaaATAATGTAACATAGTAACTAATATTTAACATAGctaataatgaacaattattaatactttattaattattatacatattagTTACTATGTTAAGTATGAATTTtgatgttaataatataataataatgcattagtatatatatatatcttggtgatgggttgcagctggtagggcatcactgcgttaaacatatgccggataagttatcggtttattccgctgtggcaaccccagattaataaagggactaagccaaaaagaaaatgaatgaatgaatatatatatatatatactgtcaaagtccctttaagtcaaGTCATTTCACATGGCGGctatctttgaaacgcctctcgggcagtatgctcgggcattctgtctgaatggggaaacatcaaattctccacaATTGCTTGCCAAGCAaacgattacatttcatattacgaataaccaataaaattaaacaacagctgtctATTTAGTCTCATTTCTGaatgttcgtatcacacaaaatctgcataaACTCACATCTAGTCCAAACCCCTCCCCCTGGaaaattgtcattctatagcaatcgctgattggctcctgtactggaAGGCGGGCTTTAGTCGCCATATAGCGACAGCTGATTGGCTCCagtactagaaggcagggcttcattcgccatatacagctgcaacccagtactgggaaacacccatacactctcatttacacacacattgaTACACTACacccagtgtagttgatcagttcccctatagcgcatgtgtttggaatgtggggaaactggagcacccggaggaaacccacgccaacacggggagaacatgcaaactccacacagaaacaccaactgacccagccgggactcgaaccgtTCTAATGTTGTAATGCTAACACTGATGGGTACCTGTCGTGTGAGCAGCGCTAAGAAACAGCCGTTATTATGATCTGAAGGCTCCAGTGTGAAGAATCTGCTCTTCATCTCCTCTGACTCCTCATCTTCAGTGCTGCAGTCCTGTAGGAGAGCTGGACAACTcaagctgacacacacacacacacacacacacacacacacactcatttagagCACAGAGAGAAAGGGCGGGGCTAGTCATGACTACACAGCTGATTGAAACAGGTAAAAGGGGCGTGGTTAATCATGACTAAACAGCAGATTGGAGCACATAAAGAAAGGGGCGGGGCTAATCATCACTAAACAGCTGATTAGATTAAAAGGAGGGGCGGGGCTAATCATAACTACACAGTTGAATGGATTAAAGGGAGGGGAGGGGCTAATTATGACTACACAGCTAAATGGATTAAGAAAGAGGTGGGGCTAATCATGACTATGCAGCTGATTGGATTAAAGTAAGGGGAGGGGCTAATTATGACTACATAGCTAACTTGATTTAAGGGAGGAGTGGGGCAAATCATGACCACAGCTGATTAGATTAAAGGGAGGGGTGGGGCTAATCATGACTACACAGCTAACTGGATCAAAGGGAGGGGCGGGGCTAATCATAACTACACAGCTGATTAAATTAAAGGTAAGGGAGGGGCTAATCATAACTACACAGCTGATCGGAATAAAGGGAGGGGCGGGGCTTACCATAACTACACAGCTGATTGGAATAAAGGGAGGGGTGGGGCTAATCATAACTACACAGCTAATTGGAATAAAGGGAGGGGCGGGGCTTACCATGACTACACAGCTGATTGGAATAAAGGGAGGGAAGGGGCTTACCATGACTACACAGCTAACTGGATTAAAGGGTTGTCAAGGACACAGAAAACTGAAGTGTGTGATTATGATAGCACTatttctgctgacacacacacacacacacacacacacacacacagacctgtaGGGCGGCGCTGTGGTCGGATCctcctgtgtgtgtgagagaaccGTCTGCAGCACCTCCTCATTCTCCTCTGAGTAAACAGAACAGGTGGAGTACAGCACCGCCCGCACCTGaggaactacacacacacacacacacatttacattcacTGTTCATTGACGGCTACAATTGATTCACGCTTGCTGTTAAATAACGATGTGTTAAACGTAATTTGCAGGGAGGGACTGAGCTTCATGCTCAATAACCACTGATAAATGgatcacacacacatccacacacacatacagacatacacacacacacacaccagatcaATACAACACAAATCACAGCTGAAAGATGATCATCAACACAGGGAGGCATGTTCAAATCACTCATGATGATATCTAAAACCTGTAGATCAGCTCCAGTCCTAACCCTAACCCTCACAGCAAACAATCTGCACGTTAACATCTTCAAAATGCctcattctgtctgatttattAGCTGTTTTCCTCATGGAGACTAACAAAAATGTCCCCAGAAGGTCAAAattgactggtattgctatacttgtggggacatttacaTTTGGTACCAACAATGTAAGAAATTCAGGGtatacacacattctctctctctctctctctctctcacacacacacacacacactcacagtgcaTGGCGTGCTGCAGCTCTTTCCTCTGTTGAGCCGCGAGCGTCTGGAGTTTCTCCGGAGAGACTGAAGCCTGAGACAGATCCAGCAGGAGCCGCGGGTCTGAAAGCAGTCCAGAACAACTGAGACTCAGCTAgaggagtctgtgtgtgtgtgtgtgtgtgtttgtgtgtgtgtttatatctctgtgtgtgagtgtgtgtctgctgaATGTTATGTGTAAGCtgtgattgtatgtgtgtgtgtgtgtgtgtgtttgtgtgtgtgagcgagagaGTTTGTTGAGTGAGTGCATGTGTCTGTACGTgagacagtatgtgtgtgtgtatgtctgtgtatgtatGCCACTGTGGTTGtgttggtatgtgtgtgtgtgtctgtatgtctgtgtgtgaatgcggacatgtgtgtgtatgtatgtttgtgtgtatgtgtgtgcacgtatgtgtgtgtgttattgtgtgtgtgtgtgtgtgtgtgtgtgtatgttagcatgtatgtgcatgtgtgtgtatatatgccacTGTGGGTgtgttagtatgtgtgtgtgtgtgtgtgtttgtgtgtgtgtgtgtgagagtatatgtgtttgtgtctatATGTCTCTGTGTGAATgcggaagtgtgtgtgtgtgtgtgtgtgtgtgagagagagtgagtgagtttATGTATGTTTGTTAAGTCAGTcggtatgtgtgtatatatgtctgtgtACACGTGTGTGCaagaatgtgtgtctgtgtgtttgcatgtgtatatacgtgtttgtgtaagtgtgtatgCTTTTGTCTGTCTGCGTCTTGTGAGTGTGTaaacatgtgtgtatatgtgtgtgtgttagtatgtgtatatgtgggtgcacgtgtgtgtgtgttattgtgtgcctgtgtgttagtatgtgtgtgtttgtgtatgttagcATGTATGTGCATGACTGTGTAAGTGtcagaatatgtgtgtgtgtcggtatgtatgtgtatgtgtgtgtttctgtatgtgcgtgtgtgtttgtatgtgtttctgtatgtgtgtgtgtgtttgtaagtgtttctgtatgtgtgtgtgtgtgtgtttgtatgtgtgtatgtgtttgtatgtgtgtgtgtgtgtgtgtgtgtgtgtgtgtgtgtacctctctTCTCCTGCATGATGTAGTCCACAGGGTTGCTGACTGCAGACAGTGAACAAGCCGGCATCAGAAACAGCACAGCGAGCTTCAGCAGACGCACATCACACACTTCCAGAGACTCCAGAGAGGCAGAGAGCAGCTGcacatctgaaaacacacacGTTTATTCAGCTtcacaacaaaaacacacactcattcatttccCTCAGTCCATTTATTCATAAGGGGTCTCTAcggcggaataaaccgccaactattcaagcatagtgttttacacagcggatggccttccatctgtaacccagtactgggaaacacccatacacactcattcacacactcactcatacactacagccaattcagttcatcagttcccctatagcgcatgtgtttggactgtgggggaaactggagcacccggaggaaacccacaccaacacggggagaacatgcaaactccacacagaaaaaccaactgacccagccgagtctcgaaccagcgactttcttgctgtgaggccacagtgctgaccactgagccaccatgttgccaacacacacatttataatgcCAAATCTACATATAACGGTACAAAGGCTGTCACTGCCTTTCAACAAGTGCACTTTGTAACTTTTAATATGACTCTTTAAGATACAGTCCCGCTTCATATACActtatataatgtgtataaacCCAAACAAGAAATTAATAAAGACATAATTTAGCTTCTATTTTTCCCTGAAGGGAGTTTTCTTCTTCTGATTTAGTCCCCTGGAGACACTTATTAGCAtttttccacacatttttttctttataaatgaGCGGTGCCTCTCCATCAGGGTCCTGGAGGAGCTCATTTGTGCACTTATATTTATGTATTCAGCACATTTATGTTTACATTTCACATTTCTGCATTTAGCAGACGCTCCAAAGCAACTTAAAGATGATGAACATCGCAGTCAATTTATCTTACAGCCATATCACATATTCAGAGATTAAGTATGTGCATCAAATCAATGCACACTTGCAAAATAAACCCGAATAATTATTCACATACACTGGTTTTAACTCTTTCTTTTCAGATGAGGGAGTAACAGACATTCCGGGGTCTCCTATTAAAATGTTCGAACTCAAACAGTATATTTTTACTAAGAGCAGATAgtgtttttgtatatattttttatatatatttacatataaaattgTACATGTTATTTACATATAATCGTATAATGTATATCATGATAAGAAATtcatattattatgaatattatgtaACAGTGGAgagttaaatatttatattttatatatatattaattttgagggatacaaatataatataatataatttattataataaaaatataataatacaataacaatacaatatattataatttaatatagcacaataaaaataatattatatataaatattaaataataagattaaaataaagtttaaatgatgtatatatatatatatgtatatatatatatatatatatatatatatatatatatatatatatatatatatatatatatatatatatatatgatgtaatagaaaataaaatattataatatgataacaatataatataataaaataaaataatataataaaaatcaaaCGAAATATAAacgaatataatataataaaaataattataatctattataatatagtataatgaattataaaatattaaaaaattaatataatataaaaattataatacaatataatatgataaaatataatataatatgataaaatataatataatataataaaatattatataatataaaaattataatataatataatataatataatataaaataataaaataaaatatattataatataataaaatataatataaaaaattataatataatatatgacataatataatataatataatataataaaataaaatatattatgatataataaaatataatataaaaaattataatataatatatgatataatataatataatataatataatataatataatataatataatataatataatataatataatataatataatataatatagagccTTACTCTTGCAGCCCAGCTTAGACAGTGTTTTCTGTAGTTCCTCTGTGTGCGACTGCTGTCCATCtcccaaacacacaaacaccatcTGACTGTGAGTGTTTGCTGTGTGTccttcagtgagtgtgtgtgcagacACAGACGCAGCGACTGCAGACACGTGTGCTATAGTCTGAGCAGAGAAACATCCGGCCATGAGGACGTCTCCACCTGCAGCCAGCAGGGGGCGCAGCGCACATGGGCCCAAACAGCACGACTTATCCTacaacacacacagtcacacacaacaacacaccaTCACATACAACACATACAATACAGTAACATACAACACACTGTCACAGACAGCAGTCATATACAACACATCATCACATACAACACACAGTCACATACAACACACACTTGTCACATACAACACACACCATCACATACAACACAATCCCTCACATAAAACACACTGTCACATACAACACACACCATCACATACAACATAATCCCTCACATAAAACACACTGTCACATACAACACACACCGTCACATACAACACACACCGTCACATAAACACACTTTCACATACAACACACACTGTCACATACAACACACACCGTCACATACAACACACACcgtcacataaacacacaccgtCACATACAACACACACCGTCACATACAACACACACCGTCACATAAACACACTTTCACATACAACACACACCGTCACATAAACACACTTTCACATACAACACACACTGTCACATACAACACACACCGTCACATACAACACACACcgtcacataaacacacaccgtCACATACAACACACACCGTCACATACAACACACACCGTCACATAAACACACTTTCACATACAACACACACCgtcacataaaacacacactgtCACATACAACACACACCATCACATACAACATAATCCCTCACATAAAACACACTGTCACATACAACACACACCGTCACATACAACACACACCGTCACATAAACACACTTTCA is from Danio rerio strain Tuebingen ecotype United States chromosome 14, GRCz12tu, whole genome shotgun sequence and encodes:
- the LOC137487547 gene encoding putative methyltransferase NSUN7 isoform X2; its protein translation is MVRKSGAVRRSQKQISALKHLSLLDRDSPEPPVIQINPDESPGCTDQVYLHAAAIFQSSHLEKPAAHRLISYGKRSEVSIPDAQDEASQRAAYQLAFNTLKYQQLLEDILIDSCFCLSQPMPDSSMSLVVVLLTDLLDRKFLPRRQSTNQKAVKAVREVEACLLRFKTKLVASLARCRIKHELLTLDRILPENIRHRQERETHLLLYTWINTLLCSVEEVSEVLHTSGFVCVESVGQLEGRTFCKDPHCLDLLVFPNSVKRELSDTRLLSDYRLVIQDKSCCLGPCALRPLLAAGGDVLMAGCFSAQTIAHVSAVAASVSAHTLTEGHTANTHSQMVFVCLGDGQQSHTEELQKTLSKLGCKNVQLLSASLESLEVCDVRLLKLAVLFLMPACSLSAVSNPVDYIMQEKRDPRLLLDLSQASVSPEKLQTLAAQQRKELQHAMHFPQVRAVLYSTCSVYSEENEEVLQTVLSHTQEDPTTAPPYSLSCPALLQDCSTEDEESEEMKSRFFTLEPSDHNNGCFLALLTRQFVMLFFWLKLKACWEEFLWGFWPSVFALID